From the Thermococcus sp. M39 genome, one window contains:
- the map gene encoding type II methionyl aminopeptidase, with protein sequence MSEEMEKLIKAGEIAKQVKEEVIKLIKPGTPLYEIAEFVEKRIVELGGKPAFPCNLSLNELAAHYTPYKGDKTVLKEGDYLKVDLGVHIDGYIADTAITVKVGMEEDDLMRAAREALENAISVVRAGVKINEIGKVIEETIRGYGFNPIVNLSGHIIQRYKLHSGISIPNIYRPHDTYTLKEGDVLAIEPFATTGAGQVIEVPPALIFMFVRNRPVRLPQARSLLNYIRKNFSTLPFAYRWIQDLMPEPQLRLALMQLEKAGAIYSYPILKEIRGGLVSQFEHTVIVEKDGVTVIT encoded by the coding sequence ATGAGTGAAGAAATGGAAAAGCTTATTAAGGCAGGTGAAATTGCGAAACAAGTTAAAGAGGAGGTTATAAAGCTGATAAAACCCGGTACTCCATTATATGAAATAGCAGAGTTTGTTGAAAAGCGAATTGTGGAGCTCGGAGGAAAGCCAGCCTTTCCATGCAATTTATCACTAAACGAGCTTGCTGCTCATTACACTCCATACAAAGGAGATAAGACTGTTCTTAAAGAAGGGGATTATTTGAAAGTTGACTTAGGAGTTCACATTGACGGCTATATAGCAGATACTGCAATTACCGTTAAAGTTGGGATGGAAGAAGATGATTTAATGAGAGCCGCAAGAGAAGCACTCGAAAATGCAATAAGCGTCGTGAGAGCAGGAGTTAAAATAAATGAAATTGGAAAAGTAATTGAGGAAACGATTAGAGGCTACGGGTTTAATCCAATAGTGAACCTTAGCGGACATATAATCCAGAGGTACAAGCTCCATTCGGGAATTTCAATTCCCAACATATACAGACCTCACGATACATACACATTAAAAGAAGGAGACGTGCTGGCAATAGAGCCTTTCGCAACTACAGGTGCTGGACAGGTCATTGAAGTTCCTCCAGCATTGATATTCATGTTTGTACGAAACAGACCTGTAAGGCTGCCTCAAGCAAGGAGCTTGTTAAACTACATAAGGAAGAACTTCTCTACATTGCCTTTTGCATACAGGTGGATTCAGGACTTAATGCCCGAGCCACAGCTGAGATTAGCCCTGATGCAGCTTGAAAAAGCTGGAGCTATCTACAGCTATCCAATACTAAAGGAAATTAGAGGGGGATTAGTGTCTCAGTTTGAGCATACAGTTATTGTTGAAAAAGATGGGGTGACTGTAATTACATAA
- a CDS encoding TrkH family potassium uptake protein, which translates to MLEVRKYINLSEDLFVVKNLIGTLLQGIGLAYLIPPLIVWFYPDEILDIHYFVIPGITSILLGAWLSRHVKMIEDVNLRQAMISAAFVWLFASFISVVPFMKIAHMSFIDSYFESMSAWTGTGLTMMSNLESYPHILLFWRAWMQWLGGIGIVLVALTILIRPGVAAARLYKAEARTERILPNLVNTSKIIFQIYAVLTLFGIYLYYINGMPLFDAVIHAMTGLGTGGMSSHDLSIGYFNSLSIEAVTIFLMIMGAVNFTVHYKMFKNRNIRHFFEDIQVRYMFVFLIPTIVLMGYSLITWNHMQIAKAFRESIFHAVSAITCTGFSIDDLSKYPELAKLLIGFLMVVGGGAGSTAGGIKLIRITLTYESLKWTLQQAILPKGAIIKRKVGDYIFSEDEIQEVFSFTMTYFAFLLIGTVWVMARLGVPVADAFFEVASAQGNVGLSVGITSPTLPIDIKILLILHMWIGRLEIFSTLVFIVSAILLIPRLVERR; encoded by the coding sequence ATGCTTGAAGTCAGGAAATACATAAATTTATCCGAGGATCTCTTTGTTGTCAAAAATCTAATAGGTACGCTTCTCCAAGGCATTGGGCTGGCGTATTTAATTCCCCCTCTCATAGTGTGGTTTTATCCCGATGAAATCCTAGATATTCACTATTTTGTGATCCCAGGTATAACAAGCATCCTCCTTGGCGCATGGTTAAGCAGGCATGTTAAAATGATCGAGGATGTAAATTTGAGACAAGCTATGATCTCTGCTGCATTCGTTTGGCTTTTTGCATCTTTCATAAGTGTTGTTCCATTTATGAAAATCGCCCATATGAGTTTTATTGATTCATATTTTGAAAGCATGTCCGCTTGGACTGGAACTGGGCTTACAATGATGAGCAATCTTGAAAGTTATCCCCACATACTCCTCTTTTGGAGAGCATGGATGCAGTGGTTAGGTGGAATTGGCATTGTTTTAGTTGCTCTCACTATTTTAATCCGCCCAGGAGTGGCAGCTGCTCGTCTGTATAAGGCGGAAGCAAGAACTGAGAGGATTCTGCCAAATTTGGTTAATACTTCTAAAATAATCTTCCAAATATATGCCGTTCTGACGCTCTTTGGTATTTACCTTTACTATATAAATGGAATGCCTCTCTTCGATGCAGTCATTCACGCGATGACTGGTTTGGGAACTGGTGGTATGAGCTCCCACGACTTGAGCATAGGATATTTCAACAGCCTGAGCATAGAAGCTGTCACAATTTTTCTGATGATTATGGGTGCTGTGAACTTTACAGTTCACTATAAGATGTTTAAGAACCGCAACATACGACACTTTTTTGAGGACATTCAAGTGAGATACATGTTTGTATTTCTCATCCCCACCATAGTGCTGATGGGTTATTCCCTAATAACTTGGAACCATATGCAAATTGCTAAAGCATTTAGAGAGAGCATTTTTCATGCCGTTTCGGCCATAACTTGTACTGGATTTTCAATTGATGACCTTTCAAAGTATCCGGAGCTTGCCAAGCTCTTAATTGGATTTTTAATGGTCGTTGGCGGTGGTGCAGGAAGCACGGCAGGTGGTATAAAATTGATTAGAATTACACTGACGTATGAGAGCTTGAAATGGACACTCCAGCAAGCAATCTTGCCAAAAGGGGCTATCATTAAGAGGAAAGTTGGGGATTACATATTCTCGGAGGATGAAATTCAGGAAGTGTTCAGCTTTACAATGACGTATTTTGCCTTCCTTCTTATAGGTACTGTATGGGTCATGGCAAGGCTTGGGGTTCCCGTTGCAGATGCCTTCTTTGAAGTTGCCTCTGCTCAGGGTAATGTTGGTTTAAGCGTCGGCATAACTTCCCCAACTCTTCCAATAGACATAAAGATACTGCTGATTCTTCACATGTGGATTGGAAGGCTTGAGATATTCTCTACGCTGGTCTTCATAGTCAGTGCTATACTGCTAATCCCAAGACTTGTGGAGAGGAGATGA
- a CDS encoding CBS domain-containing protein: MVGILVEEVMTDKFAKIDINASLSEAIGLFEKEDPDLILVFDGNVYKGVVTQDLLIKSHLKWNPTKAKVRDVYKPAPVVKPKDDLSLAAKLMIETDLRSLPVGEDKANIFGVISDLAVLDRVVKEEFGKRKVKEFMTTDVITLKPDDTVAKALATMRDYAISRIPIVDEEGKLEGLVTLHDLIIRFIKPRFKAQIGEVVGEKIPPFSTQLREVMIRGVITILPEATIREAAATMVDNHIDGLVVVNENNKVVGVLTVKDLLLPISRMVEKEAKFYLQLGGDAHLLSDFTRERIISDIKKFVDGYADILGNEGIIYLHIRRFNEKFRGVHLYQARMRIVSDRGVLIATGETWGAIQAVHDALRAIERQLLQKVELQRDLRYTKRFLDKLELWR, translated from the coding sequence GTGGTCGGAATTCTTGTAGAAGAAGTTATGACAGACAAGTTTGCAAAAATTGACATAAATGCTTCACTTTCTGAAGCAATTGGACTTTTTGAAAAAGAAGATCCAGATTTGATTCTGGTGTTTGATGGAAATGTATACAAGGGTGTTGTTACGCAGGACTTGCTAATTAAGTCCCACCTCAAATGGAATCCAACCAAAGCTAAAGTTAGGGACGTTTACAAGCCTGCTCCCGTCGTTAAGCCGAAAGACGATTTGAGCTTAGCTGCAAAGCTCATGATTGAGACTGATTTAAGGTCTTTACCTGTTGGCGAAGATAAAGCAAATATTTTTGGTGTAATAAGCGACTTAGCTGTACTTGATAGAGTTGTGAAGGAGGAGTTCGGAAAGAGAAAAGTCAAGGAGTTCATGACCACTGATGTTATAACTTTAAAGCCCGACGACACCGTAGCAAAAGCTTTAGCGACCATGAGAGACTATGCAATTTCAAGAATTCCCATTGTAGATGAAGAAGGAAAGCTTGAGGGCTTAGTTACTCTCCATGACTTGATAATCCGTTTCATAAAGCCGAGGTTCAAGGCCCAAATCGGTGAAGTTGTTGGTGAGAAGATACCGCCGTTCTCAACCCAGCTGAGAGAGGTCATGATAAGAGGAGTAATAACAATACTTCCAGAAGCTACTATAAGGGAAGCAGCTGCAACAATGGTTGACAACCACATCGATGGCTTAGTAGTTGTCAATGAAAACAACAAGGTGGTTGGTGTTCTAACAGTCAAGGATCTATTGCTCCCAATCTCAAGGATGGTCGAAAAAGAAGCTAAATTCTACTTACAGCTTGGAGGAGATGCTCACTTATTGAGCGATTTCACAAGAGAGAGGATTATCAGCGATATCAAGAAGTTCGTTGACGGTTACGCGGATATCCTAGGCAACGAGGGAATAATTTACCTCCACATAAGGAGGTTCAATGAGAAGTTTAGAGGAGTTCACCTCTACCAAGCAAGGATGAGGATAGTCAGTGATAGAGGAGTCCTTATAGCAACAGGCGAAACATGGGGAGCAATTCAGGCAGTTCACGATGCATTGAGAGCTATTGAAAGACAATTGCTCCAAAAAGTAGAATTGCAAAGAGATTTAAGATATACCAAGAGATTCCTTGATAAGCTTGAACTTTGGCGCTGA
- a CDS encoding DUF835 domain-containing protein — MEEVLVMINAFLIGFILLWGAIHIKKPTSEVKDVMYFAIFSSAAYIWIFIMSTTKISNLSYSFTLKMLFPLAVYGFANMYVARVLYTYVPKKDYIAMLFPVGMFLLGALNLTYPFTRNIEWFAPYGFLMGAVFRAAMAIGAIKFVFYPIAPPKKEKKTIAPGNVYLFRNKEEAEQALPGLFSDNNVIVITRKDPRNFSLENGIFIYWITKIREGIIDDNPRIFAISPTKMDILIDLITKGLKQGYNVVYIDAFEYLMLENGFESAFKFLVSLKDRVLAENKTLIFVVSLDALSERQRKLIEREFKGYP, encoded by the coding sequence ATGATAAATGCATTTCTAATAGGATTCATTCTTCTGTGGGGTGCTATTCACATAAAAAAGCCAACTTCAGAAGTAAAGGACGTAATGTACTTTGCAATCTTTTCTTCAGCCGCTTATATCTGGATTTTCATAATGTCTACCACCAAAATTTCCAATCTGTCTTACAGCTTCACATTGAAGATGCTGTTTCCCCTAGCAGTATACGGCTTTGCAAATATGTATGTAGCAAGAGTTCTTTATACATATGTCCCGAAAAAAGACTATATAGCAATGCTTTTCCCAGTAGGGATGTTCCTTCTTGGAGCCCTGAACCTTACATATCCGTTCACTAGAAATATAGAGTGGTTTGCTCCGTATGGATTCTTGATGGGGGCCGTCTTTAGAGCAGCAATGGCAATTGGGGCAATTAAATTTGTATTTTATCCTATCGCTCCACCTAAAAAAGAGAAGAAAACAATTGCTCCCGGGAATGTCTATCTATTTAGGAATAAAGAGGAAGCTGAACAGGCACTTCCGGGCTTATTTTCGGATAACAATGTTATTGTAATCACACGAAAAGATCCACGCAATTTTTCTCTGGAGAATGGCATATTTATTTATTGGATAACAAAAATTAGAGAGGGTATTATTGATGACAATCCACGAATTTTTGCAATATCACCAACAAAAATGGACATACTTATAGACCTCATCACAAAGGGATTAAAACAAGGCTACAATGTCGTGTACATTGATGCATTCGAATACTTAATGCTAGAAAATGGATTTGAATCTGCATTTAAATTCCTGGTAAGTCTCAAAGATAGAGTCTTAGCAGAGAATAAAACATTGATCTTTGTTGTAAGCTTAGATGCACTGAGCGAGAGGCAGAGAAAATTGATAGAAAGAGAGTTTAAAGGTTATCCGTAA
- a CDS encoding amidohydrolase, whose product MGILIKDVFMPNKKKATIYIEENNIQSINGEIRKDDFVIDGNRKLILPAFYNTHTHLSMSLFRGIAEDMWLKDWLEKVVWPMEKHINEEHVYWGAILGGLELIRSGVAAIADMYFFMDKVAEALELLGLRGVLGTTIFEFPSPEAETPEEAFKIVENFAKKYKNHELIKPSIAPHSIYSCNLEILQQAKEIADRYGLLVQIHLSETRWEVYEVQKRYGKRPVELLESIGFLDKNVLAAHAVWLTKAEIRTLAKYDVKVSHNPISNLKLASGGVMPYPEMKEYGVLVTLGTDGVASNNNFDMFEEMKVFAISQKNHRWDPTIAKAEEVFKVATENGAKALGFKAGKIEEGYLADLMLIDLNSPHLKPLHDPITLAVYSMRAGDVDGLIVNGKPLMLDKEILVVNEEKLMEKAERKAFELYEKAMGVVK is encoded by the coding sequence ATGGGAATTTTAATAAAAGATGTATTTATGCCGAACAAGAAAAAAGCTACAATATACATCGAGGAGAACAATATCCAGAGCATAAATGGTGAAATACGAAAAGACGATTTTGTAATAGATGGAAATAGAAAGCTCATACTTCCAGCGTTTTATAACACCCACACCCACCTTTCAATGAGTCTTTTTAGAGGAATTGCAGAAGATATGTGGCTTAAAGATTGGCTTGAAAAAGTTGTGTGGCCAATGGAAAAGCACATCAATGAAGAACATGTCTATTGGGGAGCCATACTCGGGGGACTTGAGCTAATACGCTCTGGAGTTGCCGCGATTGCAGATATGTATTTCTTTATGGATAAAGTTGCTGAAGCCCTAGAACTTTTAGGATTGAGGGGAGTTTTAGGCACTACTATTTTTGAATTCCCCTCTCCTGAGGCCGAAACGCCCGAAGAGGCTTTTAAAATCGTTGAAAATTTTGCAAAGAAATATAAAAATCATGAATTAATAAAACCAAGCATTGCCCCCCATTCGATTTATTCCTGCAACCTTGAAATACTTCAGCAGGCAAAAGAAATTGCAGATAGATATGGACTTTTAGTCCAAATTCACTTATCAGAAACGAGATGGGAAGTTTATGAAGTTCAAAAACGCTATGGAAAGAGACCTGTTGAGCTTTTGGAAAGCATTGGATTTCTAGACAAAAATGTCTTAGCTGCCCATGCAGTTTGGCTTACTAAGGCTGAGATAAGAACGCTTGCAAAATATGATGTTAAGGTATCTCACAATCCTATCTCTAATTTAAAGCTTGCTTCTGGAGGTGTTATGCCTTATCCAGAAATGAAAGAGTACGGTGTTCTTGTAACATTGGGGACAGATGGTGTTGCAAGCAACAACAACTTTGACATGTTTGAAGAGATGAAAGTTTTCGCTATATCTCAGAAAAATCACCGCTGGGATCCAACGATAGCAAAAGCAGAAGAGGTATTCAAGGTTGCAACTGAAAATGGTGCTAAAGCTCTTGGATTTAAAGCTGGAAAAATTGAGGAAGGCTATTTAGCAGATTTGATGCTCATTGATCTCAACAGTCCCCATCTCAAGCCACTTCACGACCCAATTACACTTGCCGTCTATTCTATGAGGGCTGGAGATGTTGATGGACTCATAGTGAATGGAAAGCCTTTAATGTTGGACAAAGAAATCCTTGTCGTGAATGAAGAAAAACTCATGGAGAAAGCAGAAAGAAAAGCGTTTGAGCTTTATGAGAAGGCTATGGGGGTAGTCAAATGA